One window from the genome of Musa acuminata AAA Group cultivar baxijiao chromosome BXJ1-4, Cavendish_Baxijiao_AAA, whole genome shotgun sequence encodes:
- the LOC135645984 gene encoding UMP-CMP kinase 4-like yields the protein MGTMVDSTKDVNGSFPGDNKIIVVFVLGGPGSGKGTQCTRIVENFGFTHLSAGDLLRAEIKSGSENGTMISNMIKEGKIVPSEVTINLLQKTMLESGNDKFLIDGFPRNEENRAAFENVTKIEPEFVLFFDCPEEEMERRLLSRNQGRDDDNIETIRKRFRVFVESSLPVVEYYDMKGKVRKVDALKPIDEVFESVKAIFAPFHTKVE from the exons ATGGGCACCATGGTAGATTCAACCAAG GATGTTAATGGGAGCTTCCCAGGTGACAACAAGATCATTGTTGTTTTTGTGTTAG gTGGGCCTGGCAGTGGAAAAGGCACACAGTGCACAAGAATTGTTGAAAACTTTGGTTTTACCCATCTTAGTGCTGGTGATCTTCTGCGTGCCGAAATTAAGTCCGGTTCAGAAAATGG CACCATGATCTCTAACATGATAAAGGAAGGCAAAATTGTCCCCTCTGAGGTTACAATTAACCTTTTACAGAAGACTATGCTTGAAAGCGGAAATGACAAATTTCTTATTGATGGCTTTCCTCGAAATGAAGAGAATCGTGCTGCTTTTGAGAATGTT ACAAAAATTGAGCCAGAATTTGTCCTATTTTTTGATTGCCCTGAGGAAGAGATGGAACGGAGACTTTTAAGTCGAAATCAG GGAAGAGATGATGACAACATCGAAACCATAAGGAAGCGTTTTAGAGTGTTTGTGGAATCCAGTTTACCTGTAGTTGAGTATTATGACATGAAGGGCAAGGTTCGAAAG GTTGATGCTCTGAAGCCTATTGATGAGGTTTTTGAATCTGTAAAGGCTATTTTTGCCCCTTTCCATACCAAA GTTGAATAG
- the LOC135646004 gene encoding putative invertase inhibitor, which yields MSPAMKPLLYLYLAIFLSAPYAFPAAVQQQTCGSPATVEDACKAVVDTQPAVGYDFCVSSLGAATSLVKPTDLHELAATAAKLAISHATATESKIEELMDLENDATVKSCFNTCLDVYTDAADRLRDALDNLSARLYQKAMAQLDGAMDAADKCEEAFKESKGSFPLASMDKDFSRLASIAHGIIVSIE from the coding sequence ATGAGCCCCGCCATGAAGCCACTTCTCTACCTCTACCTCGCCATCTTCCTCTCCGCCCCGTATGCCTTCCCCGCCGCCGTCCAGCAGCAGACGTGCGGCAGCCCCGCCACCGTCGAGGACGCCTGCAAGGCCGTCGTCGACACCCAGCCGGCCGTCGGCTACGACTTCTGCGTCTCGTCCCTCGGCGCCGCGACGTCGCTGGTCAAGCCCACCGACCTGCACGAGCTGGCGGCCACCGCGGCGAAGCTGGCCATCTCCCACGCGACAGCCACCGAGTCCAAGATCGAGGAGCTGATGGACCTGGAGAACGACGCCACCGTGaagtcctgcttcaacacctgccTGGACGTGTACACTGACGCGGCCGACCGCTTGAGGGACGCCCTCGACAACCTCTCCGCCCGGCTCTACCAGAAGGCGATGGCGCAGCTCGACGGCGCCATGGACGCGGCGGACAAGTGCGAGGAGGCGTTCAAGGAATCCAAGGGATCGTTTCCTTTGGCGTCCATGGACAAAGACTTCAGCAGGTTGGCGAGCATTGCCCATGGCATCATCGTCTCCATCGAGTGA